Proteins from a genomic interval of Rosa chinensis cultivar Old Blush chromosome 2, RchiOBHm-V2, whole genome shotgun sequence:
- the LOC112188423 gene encoding pectate lyase has translation METQLSMLVILLASVLTATTFVSCSQLQDPDLVVQEVHRNINASRRQLAYSSCGSGNPIDDCWRCDPNWEQNRQRLADCAIGFGKDAIGGRNGRIYVVSDSGDDDPVNPRPGTIRHAVIQDEPLWIIFKRDMVIQLKQELVMNSFKTIDGRGASVHIANGPCITIHHVTNIIIHGINIHDCKQAGNGDIRDSPSHAGWWTQSDGDGVSIFGGKHIWVDHCSLSNCHDGLIDAIHGSTAITISNNFMTHHDKVMLLGHSDSFTEDKGMQVTVAFNHFGEGLVQRMPRCRHGYFHVVNNDYTHWEMYAIGGSASPTILSQGNRFLAPDRSFDKEVTKHEDAPESEWKKWNWRSEGDLMLNGAFFRQSGAGASSSYARASSLSGRPSSLVGAMTVTAGALNCRRGSRC, from the exons ATGGAAACCCAGCTCTCAATGTTGGTTATTCTGCTCGCTTCTGTTCTAACTGCAACTACTTTTGTTTCCTGCTCCCAACTTCAAGACCCTGATCTAGTAGTACAGGAGGTCCACAG GAATATCAATGCGTCTAGGAGGCAGCTGGCCTATTCCTCATGTGGAAGTGGCAACCCCATAGACGACTGCTGGCGGTGCGACCCTAACTGGGAACAAAACCGCCAGCGCTTGGCCGATTGCGCCATCGGCTTCGGCAAGGACGCAATTGGCGGGAGAAACGGCCGAATCTACGTAGTCTCCGACTCAGGCGACGATGACCCTGTGAACCCTAGGCCCGGAACCATCCGACACGCCGTGATACAAGACGAGCCACTGTGGATCATTTTCAAGAGGGACATGGTGATCCAGCTGAAGCAAGAGCTGGTCATGAACTCGTTCAAGACCATAGACGGTAGAGGTGCGAGTGTTCACATTGCCAATGGACCATGCATCACCATACATCATGTCACCAACATCATCATCCATGGGATCAACATACACGACTGTAAGCAGGCCGGGAACGGAGACATTAGGGACTCCCCGAGCCACGCCGGGTGGTGGACGCAGTCCGACGGGGACGGCGTGTCGATTTTCGGGGGAAAGCACATTTGGGTTGACCATTGCTCGCTGTCAAATTGTCACGATGGACTCATCGATGCCATACATGGATCGACGGCCATCACGATTTCGAACAACTTCATGACGCATCATGACAAGGTTATGCTTTTAGGGCACAGTGATTCGTTTACGGAAGACAAGGGCATGCAGGTCACTGTTGCGTTTAATCACTTTGGAGAAGGGCTCGTGCAAAGAATGCCAAG GTGTAGACATGGATATTTTCATGTGGTGAACAATGACTATACACATTGGGAGATGTATGCAATAGGAGGGAGTGCTTCCCCAACCATCTTAAGTCAAGGCAATAGATTTCTTGCACCGGATAGAAGTTTCGATAAAGAG GTGACAAAACATGAGGATGCGCCGGAAAGTGAGTGGAAGAAGTGGAACTGGAGATCCGAGGGGGATTTGATGCTGAACGGCGCATTTTTCCGGCAATCGGGTGCCGGTGCATCGTCAAGCTATGCGAGGGCGTCGAGTCTCAGTGGAAGACCCTCTTCTCTTGTGGGTGCGATGACTGTCACTGCCGGTGCGCTTAACTGCCGGAGGGGATCCCGCTGCTAA
- the LOC112186763 gene encoding uncharacterized protein LOC112186763, whose protein sequence is MCHHNKNSPPPNHHHVKFQTRSISMMKMIKEEEEEEIKPVKRASLKPKRSAAAARKSRSRRRKPKYLSLRSPRLSARNDVVAASSADTDSKMTATTTTTTAVTRRGHQLNLFPLHPELNAAEADHQSDDNVALLFESDGGATLHGLLTSADTATTTTTSTMSSDHDQAESSYGYRRGMERGDDIVRSAMRGSGGDRSVEKWVCYSELVKEEVELTATTTSSASTCCSVGDDRKGYRDRRLALKLDYEEVLNAWSDKGSLYIKTEDGEPPPQTVPDLLQDQLFHHLHDSTANIEDLWTVPEESGSGSGSLERKIQRQASLLRYKRKRENRLFSKRIRYEVRKLNAEKRPRMKGRFVKSS, encoded by the exons atgtGCCACCACAACAAGAACAGTCCACCTCCGAATCATCATCACGTGAAATTTCAAACCAGGTCGATTTCtatgatgaagatgatcaaggaggaggaggaagaagaaatcaagCCGGTAAAGAGAGCTTCACTGAAACCGAAGCGATCGGCGGCGGCGGCGCGGAAATCGAGGAGCCGGAGAAGAAAGCCGAAGTACTTGAGCCTCCGCTCGCCGCGGCTCTCCGCCCGAAACGACGTCGTCGCCGCCTCCTCCGCCGATACGGATTCCAAGATGActgctactactactactactacggCGGTGACGCGCCGCGGCCACCAGCTTAATTTGTTTCCGCTGCATCCGGAGCTGAACGCGGCGGAGGCGGATCACCAGTCCGACGACAACGTGGCTCTGCTGTTCGAATCCGACGGCGGAGCCACTCTCCACGGGCTGCTCACCTCCGCCGACACGGCCACCACGACGACGACGTCGACAATGTCGTCCGATCACGACCAGGCCGAGTCCAGTTACGGCTACCGCCGCGGAATGGAACGCGGCGACGATATCGTACGGTCGGCGATGAGGGGGAGCGGAGGAGATCGGAGCGTCGAGAAGTGGGTGTGTTACTCGGAGCTGGTGAAGGAGGAGGTCGAGTTAACGGCGACGACGACCAGCTCGGCGAGCACGTGTTGCAGCGTCGGCGATGATCGGAAAGGTTATCGGGATCGACGGCTGGCGTTGAAGCTTGACTATGAGGAGGTCTTGAATGCTTGGTCCGATAAGGGGTCGCTGTACATTAAAACCGAAGACGGCGAGCCGCCGCCGCAAACGGTGCCGGACTTGCTTCAGGATCAGCTCTTTCACCACCTCCATGATTCTACTGCCAAT ATTGAGGATTTATGGACGGTGCCTGAAGAGAGCGGTAGCGGTAGCGGTAGCTTGGAGAGGAAGATTCAAAGACAGGCGAGTTTATTGAGATACAAGCGGAAAAGGGAGAACAGACTGTTTTCTAAGCGGATTCGGTATGAAGTTCGGAAGCTAAATGCCGAGAAACGACCCCGTATGAAG GGTCGGTTTGTGAAGAGTAGTTGA